A stretch of Vigna angularis cultivar LongXiaoDou No.4 chromosome 4, ASM1680809v1, whole genome shotgun sequence DNA encodes these proteins:
- the LOC108339239 gene encoding uncharacterized protein LOC108339239, whose translation MADQEPVRKTLRDYSMPNPNSYHGSIVRPPIQANNFEIKPALLQVIQQNQFGGANSEDPNSHLENFLAICDTLKINGVSDDAIRLRLFPFSLRDKAKNWLQSQPQGSISTWEDMATKFVIKYFPPSKSAKMRNEITSFVQQDNESLYEAWERYKELMRKCPHHALPEWLQVQTFYNGLSPTFKAMLDAASGGSFILKTPEEALETLELMANNTVNMQFDRQNRKAGVLEVNTLDAILAQNKLLTQQITDLTQKMGIMQANNVNTRSPGCDFCGGMHQNGECQATHQEVHVNAVEQQQNQFSTNFNANWRPQQTRPWSNPIQSNPPRPPYQYQAQPSNQGNKMSTLENALEKLTMQTSTFVDQTSNFMNETRTNFKNQEASIRNLENQIGQLSRQLSERSPGTFPSDTIPNPREQCKVEEARTGEAICKIS comes from the exons ATGGCAGACCAAGAACCTGTTAGAAAGACTCTTCGTGACTATTCAATGCCAAATCCTAATAGTTATCATGGAAGCATTGTGAGACCTCCTATTCAAGccaataattttgaaatcaagCCTGCCTTGTTACAAGTCATTCAACAGAATCAATTTGGAGGTGCAAATTCAGAAGATCCTAATTCTCACTTGGAGAATTTTCTGGCAATATGTGATACCTTGAAAATTAATGGAGTTTCAGATGATGCAATTCGTTTGAGgctttttcccttttctctacGGGATAAAGCTAAAAACTGGCTACAATCACAACCTCAAGGAAGTATTTCTACATGGGAGGATATGGCTACAAAATTTGTAATCAAATACTTCCCTCCTTCCAAATCAGCGAAAATGAGGAATGAGATCACCTCCTTCGTGCAGCAAGACAATGAATCCTTATATGAGGCGTGGGAAAGATATAAGGAGCTAATGAGGAAATGTCCACATCATGCTTTACCTGAATGGTTGCAAGTGCAGACTTTCTATAATGGTCTTTCACCCACTTTTAAGGCAATGTTGGATGCAGCAAGTGGAGGATCATTCATTTTGAAAACACCAGAGGAAGCTTTGGAGACTCTTGAATTAATGGCAAACAACACAGTGAATATGCAGTTTGACCGTCAAAATAGAAAAGCTGGTGTGTTGGAGGTTAATACATTGGATGCTATCTTAGCCCAAAACAAGTTGTTAACACAGCAGATTACAGATTTGACTCAGAAGATGGGAATTATGCAAGCGAATAATGTGAATACTAGATCTCCAGGGTGTGATTTTTGTGGAGGAATGCATCAGAATGGTGAATGTCAGGCAACTCACCAAGAGGTACACGTGAATGCAgtagaacaacaacaaaaccagTTCTCTACCAACTTTAATGCAAATTGGAGGCCCCAACAAACGAGACCTTGGAGTAATCCAATCCAATCTAACCCGCCAAGGCCTCCATATCAATATCAAGCTCAACCCAGCAATCAAGGGAACAAGATGTCTACGTTGGAAAATGCATTAGAGAAGTTAACAATGCAAACTTCTACCTTTGTGGACCAGACTTCAAATTTCATGAATGAGACAAGGACTAATTTCAAGAACCAGGAAGCTTCAATCAGAAATTTAGAGAACCAGATTGGTCAGCTTTCAAGACAACTCTCTGAGAGATCTCCTGGCACATTCCCTAGTGACACTATACCAAACCCAAGAGAGCAATGCAAG GTTGAAGAAGCAAGAACAGGCGAAGCAATTTGCAAGATTTCTTGA
- the LOC128196262 gene encoding uncharacterized protein LOC128196262 translates to MADQEPVRKTLRDYSMPNPNSYHGSIVRPPIQANNFEIKPALLQVIQQNQFGGANSEDPNSHLENFLAICDTLKINGVSDDAIRLRLFPFSLRDKAKNWLQSQPQGSISTWEDMATKFVIKYFPPSKSAKMRNEITSFVQQDNESLYEAWERYKELMRKCPHHALPEWLQVQTFYNGLSPTFKAMLDAASGGSFILKTPEEALETLELMVNNTVNMQFDRQNRKAGVLEVNTLDAILAQNKLLTQQITDLTQKMGIMQANNVNTRSPGCDFCGGMHQNGECQATHQEVHVNAVEQQQNQFSTNFNANWRPQQTRPWSNPIQSNPPRPPYQYQAQPSNQGNKMSTLENALEKLTMQTSTFVDQTSNFMNETRTNFKNQEASIRNLENQIGQLSRQLSERSPGTFPSDTIPNPREQCKVEEARTGEAICKIS, encoded by the exons ATGGCAGACCAAGAACCTGTTAGAAAGACTCTTCGTGACTATTCAATGCCAAATCCTAATAGTTATCATGGAAGCATTGTGAGACCTCCTATTCAAGccaataattttgaaatcaagCCTGCCTTGTTACAAGTCATTCAACAGAATCAATTTGGAGGTGCAAATTCAGAAGATCCTAATTCTCACTTGGAGAATTTTCTGGCAATATGTGATACCTTGAAAATTAATGGAGTTTCAGATGATGCAATTCGTTTGAGgctttttcccttttctctacGGGATAAAGCTAAAAACTGGCTACAATCACAACCTCAAGGAAGTATTTCTACATGGGAGGATATGGCTACAAAATTTGTAATCAAATACTTCCCTCCTTCCAAATCAGCGAAAATGAGGAATGAGATCACCTCCTTCGTGCAGCAAGACAATGAATCCTTATATGAGGCGTGGGAAAGATATAAGGAGCTAATGAGGAAATGTCCACATCATGCTTTACCTGAATGGTTGCAAGTGCAGACTTTCTATAATGGTCTTTCACCCACTTTTAAGGCAATGTTGGATGCAGCAAGTGGAGGATCATTCATTTTGAAAACACCAGAGGAAGCTTTGGAGACTCTTGAATTAATGGTAAACAACACAGTGAATATGCAGTTTGACCGTCAAAATAGAAAAGCTGGTGTGTTGGAGGTTAATACATTGGATGCTATCTTAGCCCAAAACAAGTTGTTAACACAGCAGATTACAGATTTGACTCAGAAGATGGGAATTATGCAAGCGAATAATGTGAATACTAGATCTCCAGGGTGTGATTTTTGTGGAGGAATGCATCAGAATGGTGAATGTCAGGCAACTCACCAAGAGGTACACGTGAATGCAgtagaacaacaacaaaatcagTTCTCTACCAACTTTAATGCAAATTGGAGGCCCCAACAAACGAGACCTTGGAGTAATCCAATCCAATCTAACCCGCCAAGGCCTCCATATCAATATCAAGCTCAACCCAGCAATCAAGGGAACAAGATGTCTACGTTGGAAAATGCATTAGAGAAGTTAACAATGCAAACTTCTACCTTTGTGGACCAGACTTCAAATTTCATGAATGAGACAAGGACTAATTTCAAGAACCAGGAAGCTTCAATCAGAAATTTAGAGAACCAGATTGGTCAGCTTTCAAGACAACTCTCTGAGAGATCTCCTGGCACATTCCCTAGTGACACTATACCAAACCCAAGAGAGCAATGCAAG GTTGAAGAAGCAAGAACAGGCGAAGCAATTTGCAAGATTTCTTGA
- the LOC128196263 gene encoding uncharacterized protein LOC128196263 produces MADQEPVRKTLRDYSMPNPNSYHGSIVRPPIQANNFEIKPALLQVIQQNQFGGANSEDPNSHLENFLAICDTLKINGVSDDAIRLRLFPFSLRDKAKNWLQSQPQGSISTWEDMATEFVIKYFPPSKSAKMRNEITSFVQQDNESLYEAWERYKELMRKCPHHALPEWLQVQTFYNGLSPTFKAMLDAASGGSFILKTPEEALETLELMVNNTVNMQFDRQNRKAGVLEVNTLDAILAQNKLLTQQITDLTQKMGIMQANNVNTRSPGCDFCGGMHQNGECQATHQEVHVNAVEQQQNQFSTNFNANWRPQQTRPWSNPIQSNPPRPPYQYQAQPSNQGNKMSTLENALEKLTMQTSTFVDQTSNFMNETRTNFKNQEASIRNLENQIGQLSRQLSERSPGTFPSDTIPNPREQCKEEGQKNQKSEKKMREYVPTIPFPQRLKKQEQAKQFARFLDVFKKLHINIPFAEALEQMPSYAKFMKDLLSKKRKLQDDETIMLTEECSAIIQQKLPPKLKDPGSFVIPCEIGNIMVGKALCDLGASINLMPLSIFKRLGIGDVKPTMITLQLAD; encoded by the exons ATGGCAGACCAAGAACCTGTTAGAAAGACTCTTCGTGACTATTCAATGCCAAATCCTAATAGTTATCATGGAAGCATTGTGAGACCTCCTATTCAAGccaataattttgaaatcaagCCTGCCTTGTTACAAGTCATTCAACAGAATCAATTTGGAGGTGCAAATTCAGAAGATCCTAATTCTCACTTGGAGAATTTTCTGGCAATATGTGATACCTTGAAAATTAATGGAGTTTCAGATGATGCAATTCGTTTGAGgctttttcccttttctctacGGGATAAAGCTAAAAACTGGCTACAATCACAACCTCAAGGAAGTATTTCTACATGGGAGGATATGGCTACAGAATTTGTAATCAAATACTTCCCTCCTTCCAAATCAGCGAAAATGAGGAATGAGATCACCTCCTTCGTGCAGCAAGACAATGAATCCTTATATGAGGCGTGGGAAAGATATAAGGAGCTAATGAGGAAATGTCCACATCATGCTTTACCTGAATGGTTGCAAGTGCAGACTTTCTATAATGGTCTTTCACCCACTTTTAAGGCAATGTTGGATGCAGCAAGTGGAGGATCATTCATTTTGAAAACACCAGAGGAAGCTTTGGAGACTCTTGAATTAATGGTAAACAACACAGTGAATATGCAGTTTGACCGTCAAAATAGAAAAGCTGGTGTGTTGGAGGTTAATACATTGGATGCTATCTTAGCCCAAAACAAGTTGTTAACACAGCAGATTACAGATTTGACTCAGAAGATGGGAATTATGCAAGCGAATAATGTGAATACTAGATCTCCAGGGTGTGATTTTTGTGGAGGAATGCATCAGAATGGTGAATGTCAGGCAACTCACCAAGAGGTACACGTGAATGCAgtagaacaacaacaaaatcagTTCTCTACCAACTTTAATGCAAATTGGAGGCCCCAACAAACGAGACCTTGGAGTAATCCAATCCAATCTAACCCGCCAAGGCCTCCATATCAATATCAAGCTCAACCCAGCAATCAAGGGAACAAGATGTCTACGTTGGAAAATGCATTAGAGAAGTTAACAATGCAAACTTCTACCTTTGTGGACCAGACTTCAAATTTCATGAATGAGACAAGGACTAATTTCAAGAACCAGGAAGCTTCAATCAGAAATTTAGAGAACCAGATTGGTCAGCTTTCAAGACAACTCTCTGAGAGATCTCCTGGCACATTCCCTAGTGACACTATACCAAACCCAAGAGAGCAATGCAAG GAAGAGGGACAGAAAAATCAAAAGAGTGAGAAAAAGATGCGTGAGTATGTCCCTACCATTCCATTCCCTCAAAGGTTGAAGAAGCAAGAACAGGCGAAGCAATTTGCAAGATTTCTTGATGTTTTTAAGAAGCTCCACATTAATATTCCATTTGCTGAAGCATTGGAACAAATGCCAAGTTAtgctaaatttatgaaagaCTTGTTGTCAAAGAAGAGGAAGCTTCAAGATGATGAAACAATTATGCTCACAGAGGAGTGCAGTGCAATAATTCAGCAAAAATTACCTCCCAAGTTGAAGGATCCAGGGAGCTTTGTCATTCCATGTGAGATTGGAAATATAATGGTGGGTAAGGCATTGTGTGACCTTGGAGCAAGTATCAACTTGATGCCTTTGTCCATTTTTAAAAGGCTGGGTATTGGAGACGTGAAGCCCACTATGATCactctacaattggcagactGA
- the LOC108330436 gene encoding uncharacterized protein LOC108330436: MVSELWLFPGEIVKWVCNLYLCVSPKIFNKISKAATAKEVWDILVKTYGDGDRNTKVKLQALRRQFEILVMDESETVVDYFDKVQELVNKMRACKDGISDEYIVDKILRTLSSRFDNVVVAIKETRRKETMEIEELFHSLEAHEFRINEHKQCHEQALQARSQLKGWKGFKKGGKMFKKGKDSQDQQGLESSGSGKMKNSKNSDAEWKFDKKNVKCYNYQKLGHYAEESWKGEGAKNKPKKLANLAQEEDSDSEAVILMAQDDEKQPESTIWYLDSGCSTHMTGRKDWFVRMQGVEHEKIRFADNNNLEAEGSSRVVLRGEDGREVIIEKVLYVPGLKTNLLSLGQLL; the protein is encoded by the exons atggtatcagagctgtGGCTGTTTCCTGGTGAAATTGTGAAGTGGGTGTGTAATCTTTATCTG TGTGTCAGCCCAAAGATCTTTAACAAGATCTCCAAGGCTGCTACTGCTAAGGAGGTATGGGACATCCTAGTGAAGACCTATGGTGATGGAGACAGAAACACAAAGGTGAAATTGCAGGCGTTGAGAAGACAGTTTGAGATTTTAGTCATGGATGAGAGTGAAACTGTGGTTGATTACTTTGATAAGGTACAAGAATTGGTGAATAAAATGAGGGCTTGTAAAGATGGGATATCTGATGAGTACATTGTTGACAAAATTCTGAGAACTCTGTCATCCAGATTTGACAATGTTGTGGTTGCTATTAAGGAGACCCGAAGGAAGGAAACCATGGAAATTGAAGAGTTGTTTCACTCATTAGAGGCTCATGAATTTCGCATCAATGAGCACAAGCAGTGTCACGAGCAAGCCCTACAGGCCAGATCACAGTTGAAAGGCTGGAAAGGGTTCAAGAAAGGAGGAAAAATGTTCAAGAAAGGGAAAGACTCACAGGATCAGCAAGGACTAGAGTCTAGTGGGTCAGGAAAGATGAAAAATTCAAAGAATTCAGATGCTGAGTGGAAATTTGACAAGAAGAATGTAAAATGCTACAACTACCAGAAACTGGGTCATTATGCCGAAGAGAGCTGGAAAGGAGAAGGGGCGAAAAATAAACCCAAGAAATTGGCCAATTTGGCACAGGAGGAAGACTCAGACTCTGAAGCAGTGATATTGATGGCCCAAGATGATGAAAAACAACCAGAAAGCACAATATGGTACCTAGACTCGGGATGCTCCACTCATATGACCGGGAGAAAGGATTGGTTTGTGAGAATGCAGGGGGTTGAACATGAGAAAATTAGATTTGCTGACAACAACAATTTGGAGGCTGAGGGGTCTAGCAGAGTGGTGTTGAGAGGTGAAGATGGCAGAGAAGTAATAATAGAAAAGGTATTGTATGTACCTGGTTTGAAGACTAATCTGCTCAGTCTGGGACAACTTTTGTAG